accatagatagtttttagtgattaagatttatctcacaaccttACCCAGTTCAAACTAACCTATTTCACTAACTAGCACCGGCTAATTTCTAtcatttcccatataagatctaatagtgagctctgataccaaaactGTAGCGTCCCGAAGCTAGCATCTgagtaatccaagagattaactaaataaaaaggGACCACAAATCTACAAcaaatacttaagcattcaattaagaaatcttctataaaacttaacccaaaactagcctcgctcagaaatatatatatatacaagaacttctctcaaatgatacatatacaatattcatttggtttacaaatattatATACAACATATAGACAtaacagaagttaactaattaacggagtcaactccttGAAGCTTCCGTTGCGCAACTCTGATTCGAATctcaaactgaaagtgggaatgggtgagcacatcatccgtaAAATGGGTGCCcaacaggaataacatttaactttaaagaaatcatgagtaagatttggaaaacaattcatgttttcccaaacatcaaagtgactaagtcactggaaaagcacaaacaatgtatatggacaaactctttCTTCAAAAAATATATACTAGTGATGCCGGGATTttcacacctacatagctatattgatgccgggttgttccacacctaataagcataaaagctgaattcatgtagatataaatgaaggagcgtatcctatataccacatgtggaaattctcatttccaataACAATTCATAGTAACAAACATTACAAgacctttccaattcatggaaagattcaaagaatcaacagaacaatcataataaaacctaaacaatgtatgaaatgcacaaatagacaatgcatgagtttgtaaaacataaacttttttaaaagaaacaatggtttcaaaagagttaaaagtgttcccacctcttttgctgacaagccacgcctacctcgagatccatgatccactggttcatccttttaatcgatcgttgttaatatagaccaaCTGTTAATCACAAAAGAAGACTAAGAATCTAGCAAAAagtctcacacaaggctcataaattaatctcatataattctctggttataagctaagtgaagtATATAATGGTTCTATGCCCACTATGGTTATACaccttttcattatatttctttaGCATAtataaaggtttactaattcaattatgtTGATTATATATTCCATCATatatgtcttatgaatatctacaatcttgtagaagaaaccaaaggtcaattcggaccataaggggtccaaaaaacctaagcccaagttcactaaacaagcccattacacaaggcctggTCCACTAGGGACAACCAACGGTCAACGTCTGGTCATAGGAAGTCAATTAACGGTCACTAACAGTCAACGTTAGTTAAAGGGTCAATGTCAAGTCAATCGGTCAAggtctaaatcggtcaactgatTAACTCAGTCAACTAACTGAGTCAAATCGGGTGATTCAATGGGTCAACTCCATCaacaagactgattcaggtaaGTCAGGTTACATCTGACTCAGTCAGCTAAACAGAATAGTCTGACATCTGACTAACAAATCAACACAAGGCCTAAACTATTACAGCTTCAATTCCTACAacatattctttttctttatcaTATTATTCTACAATATTTATTCACATTAACTTCATCACTGAGATATAATCAATCCAGGTGAACTTCATAATTAATTTACAAGCTAAGATTACCTGTAGTTGCATTTTTAGGCTTTCACAGCAAACACTAACTATAGTCCCACAACTATCATCTCAGTTACACCTTCAACACTCAACCTGATTCTCCAACAGCAGCATCATTATCACTTTAACCCATTCAATACAACATCTCAAACAACTTTTTCATCACTAACCCTGTGGCTTCATTACAATACCACTAGCTGTTATGCACCCTTTAGAGCCAACATAAACAATACCAGCCACCAACAGTACGTCTCTAACAGCCACTGATATCCATTGAAACTTCAAAGCATTCCTCTAAAGCATATCTCAGTTTCATTCATGTCCTCACTAGAAACAACATTTCCCACTGCAACACATAATTCGTATCACCATTATTAGCTGAGTAACACTCAACTATATCACATACCACCTGCCTCAATCTCAGTCCCTAAATCACCAATTCAATTATCTTCAGTTCAGTACTAACACCTGCTACAATAGACCAGTTTTTACCAATTACACTAATTACAACTCCAACATCAATTATTGTTCTTTCCCTTAACTCAAAGCAACACCAGTTCACTCCAAATCCATACCTTTATCAATCTCAGTTCAATTCACAATCATACAAACTTTGAAATCAAAACAATTCAACTCAGAATACTTCAATTAAGATAAATTACCTCAAAAACAGTTCAGGTCAAGCAACTAATTCATTTCAGCAACCTAtcgatcttcatcaccatcaagatacgagtctaagaaaccttTGATTTGTTTGACCAAAGACTTTTTCAAATAGTTAACacctcatattcattaggaagaactattcctgAGAAAGATATTGAGtgcaggtctctaccatcaagatacgagtctgagaaacatgccattgaagaagcaaacaatCTATCTACACTCTTCGAAAATAATCTTGAtgaaaagttaaagatctttgataatgaacacgcatctagaaaaaaggtgatttctcttaaagctgtaaacaattctgaatcctctaagaaTAATTCTGGTTCGCCAGAttctaaggatgttactccacgataatttagaaaattcttgagagacaggaaaaatagtttttctaaAATTACAACATcttctaatgatgatgtacaatgttatATCGTGGTTTCGggaacttgtcttcagtatgtcctagctggagccgtagaaaATCGGCATATAcagcagctttgcctactcttgatgatggacctgaatattataatacccaagagtacgcaggcgaggtttcattagcttctgaaaaaattctttcggatactgattctgatgaagaagtgttccatgtggatccagttgctaataatcttcttatggAATGTCATCAAAAACTCTCGAAAGCTGAAaataccattttcagtgagaaagttaaatatgacagacttcgtagtcggaataaatacttgcaaaaccaacttgattctagtggtgtaagagattatctcaacgaaatacgaaagcttaaagaataaATTGCCGAAGCtcgtgatcgggaaattattcttcaagcaaagctagataacttggagagcattgagatgaacttgttatttgattcggaacgagaagatctcaaatttcaatgtgaatcatccaagaatgatctagttattgcgcttgaaaaggtcaaaagtttggaagaagaaaactcgagcttaaaagagattttgtctagaaatagcagctaagataaattaacctcgatactgggagcatgtagaatttaTCATGATACATGAGGACTgcctatgaaggaatagacgctcctagtatttgcaaagaggtaaaatatgTCAAaactaaatattcttctcaaccaaaaccttccacggttgacaaaaataaAGCATCTCTATCAACTACTGATAACGAAAATAGGAAATCATGTCaagttccaaagcaagcacatacacattcaggtaacactaaacataactttttcctttctactaaacattgtttttattgtggaaaaccaggtcacttccaaaggaattgcagatttcttaaacgagataaaaccagatttgattctgttaagatgacaagatatgatgttccaaactggagaaaaaatgTGTCTCATAATTCCAGTTTTTCAagtattccccccaagaagtttcataattatattggggagaaaaagaaatacgttgctccaaaagctactcagaaatgggtaccaaagaaaaccaatcaagcaacgagtactattaagaaggatctaccagacaagagttcgacaagggataacattttaaaaaggtatggaacatctATTGAAGGTTTcgaggaagttgttaaattcctagagtccgtgCATGATTTTTTTccgaatacctgtggtgagcaagattttgttcacctcaacacaacctaattgtgttgaaagtgcagcctcaccaagaagccctagtaaatgcggtgaggatggaaaaagaattggggcgcacatattgtgtttgataatttttgaatatgtggaacaatttattgtttcaagatgagtctaactcgcttacatatttctcgaaatatgtgctggtaagtgatagacgcatttatgtgtctatttttatctctattttgtatatttttagtacCCATACTTgtattattttggtattttatctctttgtaggtttttttggagaaataagcttttgcggcgaaattagctcaaaacgtggcatttgaacctccgtagaagacgtaccagtgacaccccagaaataccccggaggaaccccgaaaaaagtgttgaaaacatcccataaatattactaaaggcacccaagggacaagtgttatacggactccaaaagcggataaggggcgaccactggataaggggtaacctttccccttcacaTTCTAATTTTTGCGGGAAAAATGTCCCATTTATTGGCAGTTTTGGTgggcgtgatttggaggagtttgaggtcgactaaacctctgattttcataggatagactccttatgggtctaggaatctaatatgggtgttgaACTCGATtaaactgggctcaatcgacagatttttatcacaacagaaaaaaaagaaaaggaaagtcacgTGTTTGACCTgttttaggaaattttagagagattaaagttctATAAACCTTccaaaagatttgtatctatctaaggaagagtttggaatcaaaaggaaagctcagaaacgcgtagaaattctaaaacaagaaattgccgctactttgccgtgaagagaaaggaagagattttggaagattttggagagatttaatcggtctttttgatataaatagattggttgggtcatatagaaggtcgGTCGGGAGTTTGGGGTCGATTAGGAGGCCACAGGGAtctgcaggaggagttgcagagaatcaTACCTGCTGATGCTGCTGAAGAAGTagttgaagaacataagacgcatagAATAGTCGGAAAGAAATATCGTTGATCAACAACAGACTCAATCTATCGTTCTTAAACAACAATTCATACTTCTTTGTAATCTCCTGTTTCATAttattcttcaataaaaacacctattaagccatGATTCAATCTTTTGaatatgtttttgatatgaggagataaaccccaacactgggacgacggaggaagccttttttcatcattttggtaattctattaattctttatatgactttttgcactaaaattgaattgatttatcaTTTATCTTGattggttgtgatttcaattgatgggtcatgcttagcttaagtgttttgatgtcccatgctttagatttacagccattactttcggaatctatttttggcaaagaataagagtccatatttttaatatttgagctataattgattggaattattattttagtcacatgaatggaatttggtggaatcctgagtctcagtacctctcgatactatgacaaccttttgtatatatattttctatttttattataagTCTACAAATtattctttacaagtccgagttgaacgaactttacttacCAGTTCtacaaccacatcaatttttggcgccgccgacgcggatttgtattaggttttaggttttagattttttttatttttttattttttattctcttttacgcctttggtatttttttgattcttttcagatttggagcgaagctacaaggaaataaaaagtgctataaaaggaaagtaccgccaaaaaaagaaagaaaagaggaatccaaaaggagtgaagaagaagattttgtatatagttattttgttttatttttagaaactgtaaataggattttattttttgtaatttttttttatttttggacatttttttggactttatctttggactttattatttttaaaaccctaaggaagggttaaaattaaataaaaaaactgttgcagggaaggacgacagttacgatactgtctcggcccctcaggttcgtacactgacgtaggagtcggtggcctgagtcgactacaactgattcgtcgcccgtctggtacgggaggtaaaattatTTCCACTCACGAATTccatgtcagtgggttttattttgtattGAATCTCTGAAAGCACGAACACAAACACACACGTGCACAACATTATTGCATCGCCTGGCACCGATtattaggaaaacacgtggtttagtacggtgaaccctttgggcgttatcatccgaacACCACAAGTCGTAGCCTCGTACCTTTAACCAGTCTCTGACTGTAGGTATAtgaatttttattatttcattacaCAAAAGGTCAACAAGGAGAAACTAACATGAGTTTCTCAAGGTATTTTATTTTACGGGTGTTCTTGCTGGACATCTTGGATTCGATGAGATGGCATCGTCAGGTACCCTTCCTAATACAACTATGCTTATGATGTGATTATCATGTTTGTTCAAAAATCCTTTATGTATAAAATTAAAACTTATACCAAAAACTGAGCTTAACGTAAGGCATCCGTGAACCCATCTCTCAAAGAATACCTATTTTTGATCGTAGAAATGCCAAAATTTATCTTAATAACCACAAAAAATTATCAGCAGCAAAATGCATATGTTCCTGTGAAAAAATCGCAGTCACCATACAAATCTTACATTGGTCAAAGAGCAGAGAAGATATATGCATACAGGCCATTGGCCCATTGCCGATGGTCAAGATTGTAAGCATAATGGGTAATGGCATTTCAGTGATGGAGGCATTATAATTTTGATGATAGTGGTTTTTCACCAGCTTTTAGGTGGTGTGCCTGGACCGGGGCTATATATATGAAAGTGGTTCTATAAGTTGGGGTCTTCTGGGTGTTTGGATCTGGTCTCTTAGGCAACATGCATTGTGTGCTTTTataatttctttttttgaaaGCAGTGTATTTTCTGTTTCGGTTTTTAAATCGTTCCCTGCGATCAAATCAAAAATTACCATTATAAAATATGGGGCGGGGCGAAGTCCCACACACACCGAATAAAAAAAACATTGTCACAGGGCAAAACAGGCGCACACCATTCGAAAGAAAAAAATGCCCGGTGCGAAGCACGGGCACAAATATAATACATATTTAAGTTCTTTATACAATAAATATAGGCGACCCGGCCCGGTGCCAAACCAAGAATGCGAGTGAGAATTAGGATGATCCATCTACCACCTATCATCTCAATTACACGACTGATCTAACATCCCGTCCCATTACtctttcaagaaaagaaaaatccaatCTCAATTACATGAGCTATCCACCATAATCATCAACTATAAAAACGATGACACCTATCAATCCAAATAACAACACCACTTAATCATCATCTCCCGTGCTAATTAAACATGTCAAGCACCTGGTTATGTATGGTTATTTTATTCTCGTTTGTCCATGTCTCCTTACAGTCACGTTCTGTTGATCTAACTGAGAGTATACCTAGTGGTCTACACAAGAATTTTTCATTAAAGATCGCCGTAAAACATAAATTTCCCACACCTAGAGAAAAAATATCAAAGAAAGACTATATCTCCTCGCCCGTCCTTTACCGGTCATACTCATATGAGTATTATTCGGAAATCGACATTGGTACTCCAAGTCAAACTATGATGCTCAACATCGATACCGGCCACTCAGATTCGTGGGTTCGGTGTCATGACTGCGATTTGGTAAGTTGTTCACAGCCAACCTACTTCAATCACCACAATTCGGCATCATATAACAAGCTCCCATGCGGAAAATGCTCATGGCCAGCTAGGTGCAGGACAAGTGAGTGTACACTGCAGTCCAGATACTCAAATGGTAATTTCGCTCATTCGGTGCTGGCACTCGAAACCTTCACGTTGCAGATTCAAaatggtggaggtgatgatgatgagccGAGGGAAAAAAAGTTTCAAAATGTGCCTGTCGGTTGTTCTTACGCAGACGTTGGATTTCATGACATTGATGGATCACTAGCACTGAGCAGGGGCAAAAGGTCGTTCTATACATTTCTGAAAGAGAATTATTCTGTTAATAAATTCTCATATTTTCTTATAGATAGACGAGTGGGCCTAGATGGTGTTTCAGCTGATCTTATCTTCGGGGAAAGTGAAGTGTCCCGTGATATTTTTTACACACCGATGATAGATGACTATTATCATCCCGGCCAAGACTATGGGGTGGTAGTGACGGGGATAGAGGTTCAGGGTCAAAAGCTTGCGGAGACGAGTTTCCCTATTAAAATGGTTATTGACTCAGGGGCGACCACAACTGATCTTCCGGATCCAATATACATTGCATTGGAAAAACTGTTCCTTGGTTATGCTAATGCAATGGGTTGGGGATCGCCCTATAGGATTCTTGGCAGGCGTCCATGTTACAAGGTAATCGAGGATGATATCGCCGACTCACCAACTGTTACTTTCACCTTCAACGGGAGTGACGCTAAAATGCTGTTATTGCCGTATAGCATATGGAGTTATGTCCCGGATGTCAAAGCAGTTTGTTTCGGGTTTGGTTCTGCATCAAAAAATGGTGGCGTGAACATCATAGGGAATATATTTCAGCAGCACACAAGGATCGTCATAGATCAAACCATGGGGAATCATCGTATCGGTTTTGATCCCTCTAGTTGCTGATCACAAACTGCTTGCTTCGATACAATAGGAACTGCTTGCTTTATATAGGAAAATAGTTAGTAGTAAGTACTTTGTGTTGTTACTGGCTTTTTAGGTCTTTGTCGTTTGCACAAGTGATGGAGAGGGCTTTCTCCCGTGCTGTAAAGCCCACCTAGTTTTTCCAATATAGTTTCCTTTTCCCCAAAAAGAACAAACTCTCACTGTTTTCACTCTGTCGTGCAAGATCAAGTTCTTACTAATATGGCTGACCACCGATTATGTCTCATCGTATAGATACAGGATTAACCCTGTCTATTACATGTAAGAGCTATATGTCCTCCTCTATAGATAATTATAAGATGAGACTACACTAATTTCCTTAAATATCAAGTACAGCAGCATTTCTTAGTATAGCAATGTATTACAATATGTAGCATCTTTATGTTTCTTTTGGCATGTAATGCCTTGGCCGTAAGGGTGTTTGCATCTGATGATGTACAATGAATACTAAAAGGATAATGAGAATACCCCTCTTCTCTTATGTCATTGATTGCGTAAACAACTTAATGTAATACTAAATTATCCAATTTAGTATGTAGGTAATAGTAGCTTTTTAAGGTTAAACGACACTGAGTTATCAATTCTTCCTAGTATAAAGAAGAATGGTTTTGTTGATATGGCGTCACCACAATGATCCTGATATTTTCTCTGATATAAGTAAGCCATGTGGAAGATACGATCGGTTGCTTTCCCGAATTTATGTCAAGAAGTTCTGATGTTTTTAATGGAAAGACACTAGGTTCTTACGTTAGTTCTAATCATGGAAAGACGCCACTCTTGGTCATTGTGTATAGAAAGATTACGAAAGGACACTCCTATTGGTCCATATTGTATAAAAATATTCCCTTGGTCATTATGTATAGAAAGATTACGAAAGAACACTCCTATTGGTCCATATTGTATAAAAAGATTCCATTCATGATAATCAAAGCAACAATCTAGATAATCTTCCTCTACAGTTCGTTGGTGACAGAGTCATTAAAATCATTAGATATGTAATTATCTTCCTCAAATGCCTGCAATGGATACACATAACCAACAACAACCGAGGCGAGAGTCAAGAGGAACCTTGCAATGGTTATCATTTTATCTTCACTGAGTTCTGAGATCTGCATTTTCAGAATCATTTCAGTAACCTGCTCCGTGAAAACTTGTCTAATTAACTGCAAATTACATCTACGGGGATTATGAAACATGAGATCTGAGATATACACCAGTCTAGCAGGTTCATTATAATCTTCTCTCGGCCTTGGTGGACTATCTAAACCTGTGATCCACTTTTCATACCATATAACCACTTTAGAACCAGTTCCACTTTTCATACCATATAACCACTTTAGAACCAGTTCCAATTCTCCATTGGTAGTACTTTTTCACTATTTCCAAACCTGTTTCTATGCCTTTCCAGACCCAAGAAGAATTGTTATGCGGTTGTTGCAGGTGAAGGAAGCTACAATGTGGAGAGTATTTTGCCTTCATGTTCACAACCCAATTCTTATCATTTTCTGTACAGAGTCGCCAAGCCAATTTAGCAAGTAAAGCTAAATTGTGCTTTTGTAAATTATGAAAAACTAGACCACCACTGTCTTTAGAGGTACACATAGAATCCGAGGAAATGAATataattccttattttctttatgtcCCCACCAGAAACTTCTTTGTAGTGTATCAAGCTGATTTAATGTGTTTTTAGGAATTTTGAAGCTACTCATGTAGTGAGCTGGGATAGAGTTTAAAACTGATTTAACCATTGTAGTTCTTGCTGCTTGGTTAAGGGTTTTTGAGCTCCATCCCTGAAATCTATTTTTATAAGAATTCTTGATAGAACTGAATGACGAAGAtttagattttccaaggagaattGGAATACCCAAATATTTGTCAGAGTTAAAGAGGTTCTTGACTACTAAACTTTTAATGACCTTGAGTTTATCTTCCTTTGATATGCCGAGGATTTAGAGTAGTTAATCATTTGGCCAGATAATTTGCCAAACTCCTCTAAAATGGTTGTGATATTATCGAGGCCTTGATTGGTAGCATGAAAGAAAAGAAGGCAATCATCGGCGAAAAGAAGGTTAGTTATTGGTGTGGAATTTTGATTAACACTGATTCCTTGAATGTGATTATGCATCTGAGCATTTTACAACATTCTTGAAAGGAATTCCATGGATAAAATGAAGAGGTATGGCGACAGGGGATCTCCCTGTCGTAAACCTCTTGTAGGAATGTATGACTTGCAAGGACTACTATCGAGTCTGATAGAAACCGA
This genomic window from Papaver somniferum cultivar HN1 unplaced genomic scaffold, ASM357369v1 unplaced-scaffold_176, whole genome shotgun sequence contains:
- the LOC113337732 gene encoding aspartyl protease family protein 2-like; protein product: MMLNIDTGHSDSWVRCHDCDLVSCSQPTYFNHHNSASYNKLPCGKCSWPARCRTSECTLQSRYSNGNFAHSVLALETFTLQIQNGGGDDDEPREKKFQNVPVGCSYADVGFHDIDGSLALSRGKRSFYTFLKENYSVNKFSYFLIDRRVGLDGVSADLIFGESEVSRDIFYTPMIDDYYHPGQDYGVVVTGIEVQGQKLAETSFPIKMVIDSGATTTDLPDPIYIALEKLFLGYANAMGWGSPYRILGRRPCYKVIEDDIADSPTVTFTFNGSDAKMLLLPYSIWSYVPDVKAVCFGFGSASKNGGVNIIGNIFQQHTRIVIDQTMGNHRIGFDPSSC